AGGCTATGATGTGGTGAACCGTTTATACGAACAGGCGCCGCAGCGGCCTTTCACCGCCGTGGTCATGACCGCGCTGGATCAGGAGAGCGCGCTGGACAGCGCCAATCTTTTCCAGATCCGACCGATCTTTTTTTCCAAACACAAATGGGGCCATGGTGCGGATGAAAAAGCGGCTGCCTTTGATCAACTGGCTGACCTTCTCTCCGAGGCCGCGCAAACCACGCCCAATCTCTGGTATCAGCAAGTGCTTACCGATTATCCGAAAAGCCGGTGGGTGTGCGAAAAAACAGAGGGCAATAAGACCATCCCGCCGTTGTGGGAGTGGTATTGCCGGCTGTGGTTCTCCACGGCCTGGCCGTCCATCGAAAAACAGATCGCTGCCACGGCGGAGACCATTGTCCAGACCTACATGGACGGCGAGATCCGCAAACTGCGCGGCGATCACCTCACCCTAGCCACCGCACCGAATGAAAACAGCTTTAAGGAGTATCTGATCGGCCGGCGCGTAGTCTACGCCTTGGCTGCGTTGGAACCGGCCTATTGGGAACATTATGTGCGAGGAGAAGCGGTAAAAGAGGAGGAGCCTCTGCTGTCCGCAGAGATCTGGCAGGGTTTGCAATCCGAGCGTACGAAAGAGCTGATTAACCGCATTCATCGCCAGGCCGCGGAACAGCAACTGGAAAGAAAGCATCGCGATTACACCACCACGGCTAAAAAGATCGAACAGCTCGAGTCCCGCGGCGACCGTAAAGCGGAGGATGAGCTGCAACGGCTCTGGCAGCGACAGCGCGAGCTCTCCGCCAGACTGCAAAGCTGCACCCGTTCCATGTCCCAGTGGATTCAGGAACTGCTGCACAGCCTGGACCAAGAGCCGGCCAAACTGCGACTGGCCATGGTTCCCTTTCTGCGGTTTTGGGGTGCGGATTTTTCACAGGCGGAGTGGAGCCAGGCAGAGAGCAAAACAGGCGGCGGCAACGATCCGCTGACCCAGACTCTGCTGCTGCTTGGCATTCGCAAGCAGGATGTAGAAAATGCGGATCCTCTGCGCTGGAAGTTGTTGTTGCCGGAAGAACGAAAATGGCTGCAGGATTATTTATCCCGCCGATAACCTCAACAGGCCGAAGGGACGTTCACGGCTTTTTCTCGCCAAAGAGTTCGAGCCACTCATCCAACTCTGCACGCGACAGCCACGACTGTTTTTGTTCCTCCTCAGCCGGCATCGGTTCAACGGCCATTTTGCCTCTGAATGCCTCAGTAGTCCAATGGGTGCAGCCGCAGGATTTGACATACGCAGCGATGGCGCGGTCAGAAGTCACTACCGTCACGTGTCGCGCCGGCTGTTTTTCTTTTTCCACCAGCTTCTTTATCAACGTATCGGCGCTCTCCGGATAACACGAAAAGAGCAACGAGATCCCCAGGGGCAGACTCGGCGCGGATTCGTGCTTTCCTTTGCGGCCGTCAAAGACCAGCACAATCTTAACCTTTTTCATGGCCGCATAACTGCTCAAACGGTTGACGACCAGCTTGCGGCTCTGCCACAACGTTTCCGTTGGCAGAGTTCCTTTTCCGGCCAAAAGGAAATTATAGCCGTCCACTATGATCTTTGCATCAGCCATCTCTCACCCTGCAGCAAGAGCGGACAAGGTCTGGTCATACGCCATAGCCACGCTGATCGCTTTCATGCAGGCCATGGTTTCACAAAAATCCCGGTGACAGCGGCTGCAGTCAACCTGCTGATAGACCAGCCGGTGCCCGTCTGCGGCCTTATAGGGGAACCAGATCTCCGGCTCGCCTGGTCCAAAGAGGCCGACCGCGGCTGTGCCCACAGCCGGAGCCAGATGCAGAGGGCCGCAATCATTGCTCACAAACGCGCGCATCCGTTTAATCACCGCAGCCAGCTGCCGCAGCGGCAGAACGGTCACCGGTGGCAGCGCCAGACCGCTCAGCTGCACGACGCGTTCAACCAGCGTTTCCTCGCCCGGTCCACACGTGAATAGAATCTGCACCTTCGCTTCATGGCGTAATTTGCGGGCCAGTTCAGCGAACCGGTCCGGAAACCATTTTTTCGCCGGCCAGGTGGCGCCGGGATGCAGACCGACGATGGGCTGACTTGAATCATATCCCGCGGCCGCTAAAAAGTCTGCGGCCCATTGCGATTCCGCGTCGGTGATCTGAAGCATCGGCTTTTCTTCCGCCACCTGCAGATGGAGCGGCTGCAGATACGAGAGATGAAACTGAATAGCGGTCAAGGTGCGTTCCGCCGGACGAATGCGGTGCGTATAATAGCAGCGCCTGCCGCGAAAATCCCCGCCGATGCGCATCGCAGCGCCGCTCAGAAATGTGAGCAGCGCCGAACGCGGATTGCCGAACAGGTCGATGGCCAGGTCCCATTTTCTCCGCCGCATTGAACGCAACAGCTGCATGGGTAGACCGCCCTTTCGGCGGTCCAGTTCATACACCGAGTCCACCCAGGGATGAGGCTGTAACAGTTGCGCGTAGGGCGCTTCCGCCAGATAGCCGATGTGGGCATGGGGATAGGCTCGACGTAGAACGGACAGAAGCGGCGTGGTCAGAACGATGTCGCCCATGAACCGCAACCGGGTGACCAGAATGGATTCAAGATCATGCGTCATGGTCTGCTCTGTTTTTTACACGAAACACCCGCACGCCGATGCAGCGATGGCTCAGGCATGTCAGCCAGTCCATAATACTCTTTTCTCTCATTTTCAACCTTCACCCGGTGCAGAAAGCCCTGTTGCTGCAGTTGCCCCAGGAGTGTCTGCACCACCTCCACAGGCCAGTTGAACAGACGCCGGCAGGCGGCCGCATCGCTGATCCAGAGCAGACGAAAGTACTGTCGCAGGATGTTCTCCCGTGCCGCTTCCAGAGAGAACGACCGGGCGATCTCGATCTCGGGCTGGAAACGCAGGCTGACCAAATCCCAGAGAAATGTGAACGGGTCATAGAACTCGTCGATTTTGACCACGTACATTTTCATCTGTAACTCCGCCATCGCGCGGTCGAATTCAGCCCTCTTGCGTGGATGGTTCAGACCGGAATTCATCTTGAGTTCAAAAGTGACCATAGGCGACCGTTGGCACAGCGCCTCCATGATGCGTCGGGCGGCGGGGGACAGCGTTCCCGCCCGATAATCCGCCAAAAACTGATCGGGTGAAGCGGGACGATCCAGCAGCCGGTAAAAACTGGGAAAAAATTCCAGGGAGATCATACTGGGGCGGCTTCTGATAGCCTTGCCGTAATAGATGGAGCGGTCACGGGCCAGATCATCCTTGGCCTGCCACACCAGTCCGATCGCCGGATCCGAATGGGTGTGTTCCGGATATACCGGATGGCGTTCTCCGCAGGCAGCATGCCAGAGACAAGGCAGTTCTGAATTCCTTGCGGTAAAGGCGAAGCAA
Above is a genomic segment from bacterium containing:
- a CDS encoding NYN domain-containing protein, whose amino-acid sequence is MADAKIIVDGYNFLLAGKGTLPTETLWQSRKLVVNRLSSYAAMKKVKIVLVFDGRKGKHESAPSLPLGISLLFSCYPESADTLIKKLVEKEKQPARHVTVVTSDRAIAAYVKSCGCTHWTTEAFRGKMAVEPMPAEEEQKQSWLSRAELDEWLELFGEKKP
- a CDS encoding glycosyltransferase family 9 protein → MTHDLESILVTRLRFMGDIVLTTPLLSVLRRAYPHAHIGYLAEAPYAQLLQPHPWVDSVYELDRRKGGLPMQLLRSMRRRKWDLAIDLFGNPRSALLTFLSGAAMRIGGDFRGRRCYYTHRIRPAERTLTAIQFHLSYLQPLHLQVAEEKPMLQITDAESQWAADFLAAAGYDSSQPIVGLHPGATWPAKKWFPDRFAELARKLRHEAKVQILFTCGPGEETLVERVVQLSGLALPPVTVLPLRQLAAVIKRMRAFVSNDCGPLHLAPAVGTAAVGLFGPGEPEIWFPYKAADGHRLVYQQVDCSRCHRDFCETMACMKAISVAMAYDQTLSALAAG